Within the Emticicia oligotrophica DSM 17448 genome, the region TACCCAAAAGATGTGATGTACTGGGAAGAATGGCCAGTAGCCCAACCTTTTTTATTATTTGGCTATCAACACTTTGGCAATAAAAATTGGTTTGAAAGTTGGAAAGAACTGGAGCATTTTCCCAAAAACGATGAAGTAGTCAGAAATTTACCTATCCGAAACCCATTACTTTGGCTTTAAAATTTATTTAACCTTATAAACATCTATGAAAACCTCCTTTTTAACTCTTACGCTTCTGTTTGCGGGACAGTTGGCTTTCGCCCAATACAATCCCGAAAAACCTGACCTTTGCCAAGGTGCATTTCTAACGCCAGAAGATGCCAAAAACCTCCACGATGATTTTACGAAACGATATTCTGATAAAGTTTCTTGGCAAAAGCACGCCCAAGAAATCAAACAAGGAATTTTAGATGGTGCTGAATTAAGCAATTACGTATTTCCAAAACCTACAAATATTGTTATTCATAGCAAAAAGGATTTGAATGGATATTCGGTAGAAAATGTATCTTTTCAAAGCATTGAAGGCATTTATGTCACGGGCAATTTGTATCGTCCTGCCCAAACAACCAAAGGAAAAAATGCAGGAATTTTATGTCCGCATGGCCACGGCACTGACCCACGTTTTGCCGCCTACACTCAGCAACGTTGTGCTACGCTTGCTCGCATGGGAGCAACCGTTTTTGCGTATGATATGATTGGCATGGGCGATTCAAAACAATCTATGCACAAGATAGAAAAAGCACTCAAACTGCAAATAATTAACGGCAAAGCCGCTCTTGAATTTTTGTTAGGCTTACCCGATGTAGATAAAAAACGTATTGGTATGACGGGCGAATCGGGCGGAGGAACCCAAACTTTTATTCTTTCTGCCCTTGACGACCGAATAAAGGTTTCTGTACCTGTGGTCATGGTTTCTGGTTATTTCTTTGGGGGTTGTGTATGCGAAAGTGGTATGCCTATTCATAAACGCCCTAATTTTCAAACAACTAATGTGGAAATTGCTGCTACTTTTGCTCCAAAACCTATGCTTTTAGTGTCGGATGGTGGCGATTGGACAGTTAATACCCCTGACATGGAGTATCCATTCATCAAAAATGTTTATTCATATTTTAGTGCAGCGGATAAGGTAGAGAATGTGCATCTCGCCAACGAAAAACACGATTATGGCCCATCAAAACGCCAAGCAGTTTATCCATTTTTAGCTAAATATTTAAAACTCGATATTCAGAAAGTAATGTTGAATGGTATAGTTGATGAAAGTGTCAATAAGGTTTTGACCCATACCGAATTACAAGTTTTTGATGCACAACACCCGCTTCCAACAAATGCCGTAATGGGTGATGCCGAAGTAATGGCACTTTTAGAAAGGAAATAAAAGTTACAGAAAATGAGGCACGCTTCAAATTGACGTGCCTCATTTGTTTCGATAGCATTATAAGAAGATATGCTCTATCTTTGCCATAGCATACTCAAAACCTATTAGATGAAAGAAAATAACCCTTTGAATACTTCTTGGCGAAAAACTGCCTCGACGATATATAAAAAACCAGTTGATTCAAAAATATTTGGTTCGGTTGAAATTGATATTACAGATTTAGAAAAATACATAGCTGAGAAGCGTAAATCTGGTGTGAAGATTACGCTCACACATTTCTTTATGGTGGCTACTGCTCGGGCCATTAAAGAAATTCCTGAACTAAACACTTATGTAAAAAGAGGGAATATTTACTCACACGAAGCAATCAATGCCACAGTAAGTGTACTTCTACAAAGCGGCGAAATGGGTTCGGTAAAAATACACGATGCCGATAAAATTACACTATCAAATTCGGTTGAAAAACTACGTAACGAGCTCAATAAAACCTATAAAGGAGATGAAAATGCCACCATGCAAATGAAAGAAAAACTGGCGGCTATTCCATGGCCTTTGCGTGGTTGGGTTTATCAGACAATCAGATATATCACTACCACACTGGGCATATCTATTCCACCTCTTGGTCTTTCGGCCAATAATTTTGGTTCGTTTATTTTATCAAATATCGGTAGTATTGGTTTAGATATTGGTTATCCAGCCTTGATGCCTTCGGCCAATATTGCTTTTGTTTTGATTTTAGGAGGTGTGAGTAAAAAACCTTGGGTTGTTAATGACGAAATCGTCCCTCGTAATATTCTGATGCTTGGGGCAGCCCTCGACCACCGAGTAATTGATGCTTCACACGGTGGACGTTTGTTTAAACAGTTAAAAAGGTTTGTTAATAATCCAGAATTACTAGAAACCATAGATTCTTAGAAGCACCTACATTTTTCATAGTGATGCGTTCATCACTATGAAAATCTCCTTCTTTCCTCCTTCGATTTCAAACGTTTGCATAACAATTTCAAACGTTTGCGTAAAATACATGAGAAATATCTTATTTTTTATTGCTAAAATGCAGTAATAAGTTTCCTTAACTCTCATCTCTAAACTATCGACTCAGACAATATTTTCGTAACATTACGATAACGTTCTCCTAATCAAGATAGCGTAGTTTTGCAGGCGTTAAGCAAATTTACAAGGAAATATTAACCTCTAAAATAACTTTTTATCTGAAAACCTCTCTAACCAAATTGTATGATTACCTGACAAATAAGCATGTGATGTTCTGTCTTTCAAATACAATTTTTGTATTTGTTTTTAAAACCAACCTTCAATTTACACTCAATTAAAGCAAATTTATCTACAACATGAATCAAAAACTACCTTTATACAGGTTGTTTTGTTTACGCACAAAGCTGTCTGTTTTTTTACTATTGCTTACTTTTTTAGGGGTCAATGTAGGTTTTGCCAATGGCATTCCCAAAACCCTTGACATTACCGTAAAAGGCAAAGTAACTGATGCCGAAACAGGAAGTGGTCTTCCGGGCGTAAGTATCTCTGCTAAAGGTAGCACCAAGGGTGCTATTACAGATGTGAATGGCGATTATTCGATAGCTGTAACCGACAGCAAAACTGTGCTTGTGTTTAGCTACGTAGGTTACACTCCTCAAGAAATTACTGTTGGAGGCCAAACGCAAATCAATGTAAGTTTACAAGCTGATACCAAGACTCTTAGCGAAGTTGTAGTAGTAGGTTATGGTACAGTTAAGAAAACTGATGTAACCGGTGCCGTAAAATCAGTAAGAAGCGAGGATTTTAATAAAGGTATCATCAACTCACCTGAGCAGCTCCTACAAGGTAAAGTAGCAGGTGTAAACGTAACTTCAGCCAGTGGTGAACCAGGTTCTGCTCAAAATATTTCAATCAGAGGTCCTGGTGGCGTACGTACAGGTAGTACACCTCTATTTGTAGTTGATGGATTAGCATTAGATAATTCAGGTACGGGTGGAGCGATGAACCCACTTACATTTTTGAACCCACAAGATATTGAAACAATTGATGTATTGAAAGATGCCTCAGCTACTGCCATCTACGGTGCTCGTGGAGCTAACGGCGTTGTTTTGATTACCACTAAAAAAGGTAAAGCAGGTACTTCATCAATGAACTATTCAGCTACTTTAGGTATTTCAGAAATTGCTCGTGCTTTACCTGTTTATACAGCAGACGAATACCGTAATGCTGTACCAAGCGTGGGTGGAGTTTTGGAAGACTTGAAAGGTAATACCGATTGGCAAAAAGAAATCACTCGCACCGCCTACACACAAAACCATAACCTTACTTTGGCTGGTGGTTCGAATAAACTTACTTATTATGCCTCATTTGGAGCTCAAAAGCAAGAAGGTATCTTGAAAAACAACGATTTAGACCGCTACACTGGTCGTATCAATGTAAATCAAAAATTCTGGGAAGACCGCCTAAGTGTTGACGTAAACCTTAATGCCACGTTTACTAAAAACATGCGTCCTCCAATCGGTAGTATGATTGGAAATGCTATTTCGGTAAATCCAACTTACCCAGCACTCGATGCCAACGGTAACCCTGCGGTTTATCCAAACTTAGTAAACCCACTTGTAAGTTTGAAACTGGAAAAAGACCTCACAAAAACAAATCGTTTGATTGGTAATATCTCGCCATCGCTCAAAATCACTAAAGACTTAACTTATCGCCTAAATTACGGTATCGACAATTCAAATTCTGTACGTGATTTAGTATCAATGCCAAACGCGGTTCCGCTTCAAGATGGTCGTTTAGAGACAATCTATATAACCAATAACAATAGTCTCATCGAAAATTATCTTACATATTCAAAACAATTCAATAATCATTCTTTCTCGGCATTGGCGGGTCATTCTTACCAAAGAATTTTCTTGCAAGGTCGTTCATCAAGTATCAATAAATTCCCAATTTCAGATATTGACCCTATCTATAACCCAGGGTTAGGACAAGAGCTTACGCTAGCAAATAACAAACCTTCAGGCTATGCCCTTAAAAACGAATTACAGTCGTTTTTCTCAAGATTAAACTATAGTTATAAAGACAAGTATTTGCTTACAGCTACTGTTCGTGCTGATGGTTCATCGAAATTTGGTAATAATAATAAATATGGTGTCTTCCCATCTTTTGCCGCAGGTTGGAGAATTTCAGAAGAAGCTTTCATGAAAGGCTTACCAGTTAGTAATTTGAAACTTCGTTTAGGCTGGGGACAAACAGGTAATCAAGAGATTCCATCGAAAATCACTCAGGCCTTGTTTACTTCTACAGTTTCAGCTTCTACAAGCTACCCACTCGATAACACAGCTGTTTATCCAGCAGGAACAACTTATAGCCGTTTGGC harbors:
- a CDS encoding alpha/beta hydrolase family protein, with the protein product MKTSFLTLTLLFAGQLAFAQYNPEKPDLCQGAFLTPEDAKNLHDDFTKRYSDKVSWQKHAQEIKQGILDGAELSNYVFPKPTNIVIHSKKDLNGYSVENVSFQSIEGIYVTGNLYRPAQTTKGKNAGILCPHGHGTDPRFAAYTQQRCATLARMGATVFAYDMIGMGDSKQSMHKIEKALKLQIINGKAALEFLLGLPDVDKKRIGMTGESGGGTQTFILSALDDRIKVSVPVVMVSGYFFGGCVCESGMPIHKRPNFQTTNVEIAATFAPKPMLLVSDGGDWTVNTPDMEYPFIKNVYSYFSAADKVENVHLANEKHDYGPSKRQAVYPFLAKYLKLDIQKVMLNGIVDESVNKVLTHTELQVFDAQHPLPTNAVMGDAEVMALLERK
- a CDS encoding 2-oxo acid dehydrogenase subunit E2 gives rise to the protein MKENNPLNTSWRKTASTIYKKPVDSKIFGSVEIDITDLEKYIAEKRKSGVKITLTHFFMVATARAIKEIPELNTYVKRGNIYSHEAINATVSVLLQSGEMGSVKIHDADKITLSNSVEKLRNELNKTYKGDENATMQMKEKLAAIPWPLRGWVYQTIRYITTTLGISIPPLGLSANNFGSFILSNIGSIGLDIGYPALMPSANIAFVLILGGVSKKPWVVNDEIVPRNILMLGAALDHRVIDASHGGRLFKQLKRFVNNPELLETIDS
- a CDS encoding SusC/RagA family TonB-linked outer membrane protein — protein: MNQKLPLYRLFCLRTKLSVFLLLLTFLGVNVGFANGIPKTLDITVKGKVTDAETGSGLPGVSISAKGSTKGAITDVNGDYSIAVTDSKTVLVFSYVGYTPQEITVGGQTQINVSLQADTKTLSEVVVVGYGTVKKTDVTGAVKSVRSEDFNKGIINSPEQLLQGKVAGVNVTSASGEPGSAQNISIRGPGGVRTGSTPLFVVDGLALDNSGTGGAMNPLTFLNPQDIETIDVLKDASATAIYGARGANGVVLITTKKGKAGTSSMNYSATLGISEIARALPVYTADEYRNAVPSVGGVLEDLKGNTDWQKEITRTAYTQNHNLTLAGGSNKLTYYASFGAQKQEGILKNNDLDRYTGRINVNQKFWEDRLSVDVNLNATFTKNMRPPIGSMIGNAISVNPTYPALDANGNPAVYPNLVNPLVSLKLEKDLTKTNRLIGNISPSLKITKDLTYRLNYGIDNSNSVRDLVSMPNAVPLQDGRLETIYITNNNSLIENYLTYSKQFNNHSFSALAGHSYQRIFLQGRSSSINKFPISDIDPIYNPGLGQELTLANNKPSGYALKNELQSFFSRLNYSYKDKYLLTATVRADGSSKFGNNNKYGVFPSFAAGWRISEEAFMKGLPVSNLKLRLGWGQTGNQEIPSKITQALFTSTVSASTSYPLDNTAVYPAGTTYSRLANPNIQWEVSTQTNVGLDFGFLNGALTGAVDYFNKVSSDILLEVIPSDPVQPAGTFWTNVKDMNITNKGLEIELAYRQKTASGISYGIGGNTTFIRNKVTNSPYSVIPSGSASGSGLTSATINGYINGEPIGTFFLKDFTGFDDKGLSTYRDVDGDGLVTDKDRIAAGSALPTMQYNFFGNIGYKGFDLVVNFNGVRGNKIYDNTANANFYKLRLSKGINTTPEAVQYTNESTNNAAPVSTRFLKDGAFLRLNNLALGYSFNTKALGIDKYIPTLRLSVTGQNLFVITKYNGYDPEVNTDRTINGISSYGIDYLSYPKAKSIIFGLNVSF